A single genomic interval of Armigeres subalbatus isolate Guangzhou_Male chromosome 1, GZ_Asu_2, whole genome shotgun sequence harbors:
- the LOC134212104 gene encoding uncharacterized protein K02A2.6-like, whose amino-acid sequence MDSPPGRNIAPPALNGTHPLPPGHQLPHPGENQQHTANPGAQFLRPPLLQQGTQPQTQQQQHMPSIQADPIMQILQHLQQQQSAINHLLHQQQEASQRQQQAFLQQQEQLIHSTIRAFQQPASHPEQILDSLASNIIEFRYEPDNGVTFAAWYTRYDSLFTKDAERLDDEAKVRLLLRKLGPSEHERYVSYILPKTPREVTFESTVVKLKGLFGTAESLISRRYRCLQVIKQPGEDYKTYACRLNRLCVEFELAKMDEEQFKCLLFVCGLRSEGDSEIRTRLLTRIEENTSVTLEHISDECQRLLSIKHDTAMIESSASVKALKRNNPFAKQQFKQEKGHHKSKFGKSASAGPATPCWNCGAMHYAKDCTYVKHRCNECGQYGHREGYCSSARKSSNSVKKKKHHSMTTNTVLVSSVKKQRKFVTVQLAGNPVQLQLDTASDISVVSEQTWRRIGQPSLKKVTINASTASGHPLQLESEFSCEVTFGGISRIGRFYVVKQPLHLLGINLIDTFNLWSVPMENFCNQISCFKLTSESLGQLFPSVFSNTPGLCTKAKIHLTLKTGKTPVFRAKRPVAYAMYDSVNQELDRLEHANIITPVEYSEWAAPIVVVRKANGAIRICGDYSSGLNEALQPHQYPLPLPQDIFAKLANCKVFSQIDLSDAFLQVEVSENSRDLLTINTHRGLYRYNRLPPGVKAAPGAFQQLVDTMLTGLKRTAGYIDDVIIGGTDEADHERNLKAVLHRIQEYGFTVKLEKCSFGQNQIKYVGHLIDQHGLRPDPAKIQVIQALPPPSDVSGVRSFLGAINYYGKYVSGMRTLRYPLDELLKVGRKFEWSPECQKSFDKFKQILSSDLLLTHYNPELPIIVSADASSVGVGATISHKMPDGAIKVVQHASRALTPAEKQYGQPDREGLAIVYAVTKFHRMLYGRSFLLQTDHAPLLRIFGSKTGIPVYTANRLQRWALQLLLYDFRIEYVSTDKFGNADILSRLIAHHARPEEDYVIASVILEKDLRSVATNTIKFVPLSFKAVQHATQKDLVLREVRRFLLHGWPKTRSTIADHKVQKFYDRQDSLSVVHDCVMFGERLVIPEQYRERCLHQLHRGHPGIHRMKAIARSYVYWPSIDADIAEFVNACRECASVAKSPPKSPPQPWPKTMQPWQRVHIDYAGPLEGDYFLLIVDSFSKWVEIVRTKTITSSATICILRSIFARFGMPNTLVSDNGVQFKSAEFAIFCLDNAIDHITTAPYHPQSNGQAERFVDTFKRAIRKIRQGGEDIQAALDTFLLTYRTIPNPSTPNGKAPAEVIFGRSIRTCLELLRPPAPPVQVANKDGKLRSFDKGDLVYAQIHTKNTWQWAPAKVLERIGSSMYNVWAENRRLLRCHINQLRNRSITVVDQQIKPREIQLPLDILLAEWNLQRPKPMTLPVNNSAPATITSESQNCSTRNSSIIEHPPSIRSAVGSRQLDPGVEVSSSVEDQQLYSNPPTSISSTPETTESTIQVPRRSTRIRKQPKWFDPYNLY is encoded by the coding sequence ATGGATTCACCACCAGGGAGGAACATAGCACCTCCAGCACTAAATGGTACACATCCGCTGCCACCGGGGCATCAACTACCTCATCCAGGAGAAAATCAGCAACATACGGCAAATCCAGGAGCACAGTTTCTTCGCCCTCCTTTATTGCAGCAAGGAACACAACCTCAAActcaacagcagcagcacatGCCATCCATACAAGCCGATCCGATCATGCAAATCCTGCAACACCTACAGCAACAACAATCAGCAATCAATCATTTGTTGCACCAGCAGCAGGAAGCGTCGCAACGACAGCAGCAAGCATTTCTACAACAACAGGAGCAGCTTATTCACTCAACAATTCGAGCGTTCCAGCAACCAGCATCACATCCGGAGCAAATACTAGACTCTCTAGCAAGTAACATAATTGAGTTTCGTTATGAGCCGGATAATGGGGTTACGTTTGCCGCTTGGTATACGCGATATGATAGCCTATTTACAAAGGATGCAGAGCGGTTGGACGACGAGGCGAAGGTGCGGCTATTACTCAGAAAACTTGGTCCATCGGAACACGAACGCTACGTGAGCTACATCTTACCGAAGACTCCAAGGGAAGTGACGTTCGAAAGTACGGTGGTGAAGCTAAAAGGTTTATTCGGAACAGCAGAGTCTCTCATCAGTCGTCGATATCGTTGTCTCCAGGTTATCAAGCAGCCGGGTGAAGATTATAAAACGTATGCATGCCGGCTCAATCGACTTTGTGTCGAATTCGAATTAGCCAAGATGGATGAGGAGCAGTTCAAATGTTTGTTATTCGTATGCGGTCTGAGATCTGAAGGAGATAGTGAAATCCGGACGAGATTATTGACTCGCATCGAAGAAAATACATCAGTGACGTTGGAACACATTTCCGACGAGTGTCAAAGACTACTTTCGATTAAGCATGATACAGCTATGATCGAATCGTCAGCATCCGTCAAAGCGCTTAAGCGTAATAATCCTTTCGCGAAGCAGCAGTTCAAGCAAGAGAAAGGTCATCATAAATCGAAATTCGGCAAATCGGCTAGCGCTGGTCCAGCTACCCCCTGCTGGAATTGTGGTGCCATGCATTATGCAAAGGATTGTACCTACGTCAAGCACAGGTGCAATGAATGCGGTCAATATGGTCACCGGGAAGGTTATTGTTCAAGTGCAAGGAAGTCAAGCAACTCggtgaaaaagaagaagcaccATTCGATGACAACCAACACAGTTCTAGTGAGCAGCGTGAAGAAGCAGCGAAAATTTGTAACAGTGCAGTTAGCTGGAAATCCGGTCCAACTACAACTTGATACAGCGTCCGACATTAGTGTTGTTTCGGAACAGACGTGGAGAAGAATCGGTCAACCTTCATTAAAAAAAGTGACAATCAATGCATCCACGGCGTCGGGGCACCCACTGCAGCTTGAGTCGGAGTTTTCATGCGAAGTCACTTTCGGAGGTATCAGTCGCATAGGTCGTTTCTACGTCGTCAAGCAACCATTGCATTTATTGGGAATCAACCTAATCGACACATTCAACTTATGGTCGGTTCCTATGGAAAACTTTTGCAATCAAATCAGCTGTTTCAAACTCACCTCAGAATCTCTTGGGCAATTGTTTCCATCCGTATTTTCAAATACACCGGGCCTGTGCACCAAAGCAAAGATCCATCTTACGCTGAAGACAGGTAAGACACCAGTGTTCCGTGCAAAGCGTCCAGTAGCGTATGCAATGTATGACAGCGTAAACCAAGAGCTCGACCGATTAGAACATGCCAACATCATTACCCCGGTGGAGTACAGTGAGTGGGCTGCGCCAATTGTTGTGGTTCGGAAGGCGAATGGTGCTATAAGAATTTGTGGCGACTACTCGAGTGGTCTTAATGAGGCTCTTCAACCGCACCAATATCCGCTACCTCTTCCACAAGACATCTTCGCAAAATTAGCAAATTGCAAGGTGTTTAGTCAAATTGACCTGTCAGATGCATTTCTGCAGGTCGAAGTGAGCGAGAACTCAAGGGATCTGCTAACGATCAATACACATCGGGGCCTATATCGCTACAACCGGTTGCCACCAGGAGTAAAAGCAGCACCGGGAGCATTCCAGCAACTGGTCGATACAATGCTTACTGGTCTCAAACGCACCGCTGGCTACATCGACGATGTGATAATTGGAGGGACTGATGAAGCGGATCATGAGAGGAATTTAAAAGCCGTATTGCATCGCATTCAGGAATATGGCTTCACGGTTAAGTTGGAAAAGTGCTCTTTTGGGCAgaatcaaataaaatatgtgGGACATCTTATCGATCAACATGGGCTGCGCCCAGATCCCGCCAAAATTCAAGTGATTCAAGCTCTACCACCACCATCAGATGTTTCCGGAGTCCGCTCATTCCTCGGGGCGATTAATTATTATGGGAAATATGTCTCCGGAATGCGAACGTTACGTTATCCTCTCGACGAGTTACTGAAAGTTGGAAGAAAATTCGAATGGTCACCAGAATGTCAGAAATCATTTGATAAGTTTAAACAAATTCTGTCTTCCGATCTCCTGCTCACCCATTACAATCCGGAACTGCCTATCATCGTGTCGGCTGATGCCTCTTCAGTAGGCGTTGGAGCTACAATAAGCCACAAGATGCCTGATGGAGCTATCAAGGTAGTACAACATGCTTCCCGGGCACTCACACCGGCTGAAAAGCAATACGGCCAACCGGACCGCGAAGGCCTTGCCATCGTGTACGCTGTGACCAAGTTCCACCGAATGTTGTACGGTCGCAGTTTTCTTCTTCAAACGGATCATGCTCCTCTTCTCCGAATATTCGGATCCAAGACTGGAATACCAGTGTATACGGCGAATAGATTACAACGGTGGGCATTGCAGCTATTATTGTACGATTTCCGTATAGAGTACGTCAGCACCGACAAATTTGGGAATGCGGATATTCTTTCACGCCTTATAGCGCACCATGCAAGACCAGAAGAAGATTATGTCATAGCCAGTGTAATACTTGAGAAAGATTTGAGATCAGTCGCCACAAATACCATCAAATTTGTTCCTCTCAGCTTTAAAGCAGTTCAACATGCGACCCAAAAAGATCTGGTACTTAGAGAAGTGCGCCGGTTCTTGCTGCATGGTTGGCCCAAAACCAGGTCAACTATCGCCGATCATAAAGTCCAAAAGTTCTACGACCGACAGGATTCATTATCGGTTGTCCACGATTGCGTGATGTTCGGAGAGCGCCTCGTCATTCCGGAACAATATCGAGAACGTTGTCTTCATCAGTTGCATCGAGGACATCCCGGAATACATCGAATGAAAGCAATAGCTCGCAGCTACGTATATTGGCCTTCGATTGATGCAGACATCGCTGAATTTGTGAATGCTTGCAGGGAATGTGCATCCGTTGCGAAGAGCCCTCCTAAGTCACCACCACAACCGTGGCCGAAAACTATGCAGCCGTGGCAACGCGTACACATTGATTATGCGGGGCCGCTTGAAGGTGACTACTTCCTGTTGATCGTTGACTCCTTCTCGAAGTGGGTTGAGATTGTGCGAACCAAAACTATAACTTCATCAGCAACGATTTGTATTCTACGAAGCATATTCGCACGTTTTGGAATGCCGAATACGTTAGTCAGCGATAATGGTGTGCAGTTCAAGAGCGCCGAGTTTGCTATTTTTTGTCTCGACAACGCAATCGACCACATCACCACGGCACCGTATCACCCACAATCTAACGGGCAGGCCGAGCGTTTCGTCGACACGTTCAAGCGAGCCATCCGGAAAATTCGACAGGGAGGAGAAGACATACAGGCAGCTCTCGATACCTTTCTGCTTACCTACCGAACCATCCCAAATCCCTCTACACCAAACGGTAAAGCACCAGCGGAAGTTATTTTCGGAAGATCAATTCGCACATGCTTGGAACTCTTGCGGCCTCCAGCTCCTCCAGTACAAGTGGCTAATAAAGATGGAAAACTACGGTCGTTTGATAAAGGGGATCTGGTGTATGCCCAAATCCATACTAAGAACACTTGGCAATGGGCTCCTGCTAAAGTGCTAGAAAGAATTGGGAGCAGTATGTACAATGTTTGGGCTGAGAACAGACGACTATTAAGGTGTCACATCAACCAGTTGCGAAACCGTTCTATCACAGTCGTTGATCAGCAAATTAAGCCTAGAGAAATCCAACTTCCTTTAGATATTCTTTTGGCAGAATGGAATCTGCAGCGTCCTAAACCAATGACACTACCTGTGAACAACTCTGCGCCTGCTACCATTACGTCAGAATCGCAAAACTGTTCAACCCGGAACAGTTCTATAATCGAGCATCCACCGAGTATACGCTCAGCCGTCGGTTCAAGGCAGTTGGACCCTGGAGTGGAAGTGTCGTCATCAGTTGAAGATCAGCAGTTGTATTCAAATCCACCTACCTCTATTAGTTCCACGCCTGAAACAACAGAATCGACTATACAGGTACCACGGCGATCTACGAGGATTCGGAAACAGCCTAAGTGGTTTGATCCCTACAATCTCTACTAA